The sequence GGGTCGCTGGAGGGAGATGCTGCAATTCCTCCGCCCGCTTGACAACCCAGCAGCCCACTCCGCACGCGCgaggcgtcttttttatttttgtatttttcaaaaaaaaaattacagaaatatatttttggttttagattttacagatctatacccctaccgcccagcaggggggcggcagggggcctaccgcccggcagggggacGGTAGGGACCtagatataaataaaaatatttttttgcacagaGGTCCTTGGCGGGATCCTGCCACCCCCCTGTCGGGCGGCAGtccccctgccgccccaccaggtaggggggcggcaggctcccaccCCAAATATAAAGCTCCGCcccttccctctgcgccctcattttctgcccacgagatccagagaggggagagggagattggaggggtgagggaggtaattccaccggcgaagccctaccggattttggatccaaaccgcaggtaaccaatatttctcaactttgtcattccagattttttgtatgtttaattttatggttaatattttttattattgtaagcacttagggttcggattagtggttataattatGGCCATAgtatatttgtagatattagattaattaaaatgaagtctttgcatggccagatatgtcgagcaaagtggcatttcaagttcattatggtgacttctatagaattactcatgattcctatggagtaaatctatcagcattgaaaagaaaacagtggagtctagataaaccccctagagaggagttttgagtccatacaAAAAATGCCTTCACAggatgttcaatgtgaatccaaagacccatttgcttacggttcataccttgacttcctggaaaactaatggggatttctgggagttgacgcatatatgtagtacggaagaatgacaacattacatgcacgcagctcttgaaagtgggtggcctctcgcaatggtaattcagattcaccagaagaccggtgatttaggtgaagggtcaacacacacaacatctgactgcaatgaagagatggaagaggataaagaagaagagaacatgcaagctccagaactagaaccagaaccacaaggtttagcagatgaaggcgagcggatacctggaattgtggaggacatggagaaagaagaccaggatgcacaaataatagagcaatgtggggactcatcggacgatgaggacgatgagcgcttcccggtgctaggtgaatggcgtaaagagggttttggtaatccagtggtacaagatattagatgtccggagtttgaatacagagtgaatgaggtcatacaaggggcaaagtatcgtaccattgaggatgtgaaggatgctgtgaagctctgagctgtatctctgaggaaggaattcagagtactgaaATCTAGCAGtaaagaatacgaggtgaggtgtgcagatagagactgtacatggcgagtgcatgcatacaagggaaagttcaagacacactgggaatattcaattgttacaccacatacttgtagattgacaggtgttgtgggacatcatcgtaatatcacatcaactttcgtggctaagaagatgtatggggtgattcttgacaaaatggattatgagcctgcattgataattagggacattgaacagaatttccagtatatgatcagctatgcaaaggcttggcgggctaaacaaaaagtatttgagatgaggtttggcacttatgaagcatcatatgacaacctacctcgtttgcttgaagcaattgtgcacagaaatcctggaagtgcttttgatacatacagtgtaccgagcttgtcaggggggccaagcattctgctgcgagctttcttctgcattggagcatgtgtgaatccttcttcttgtttttttttctgtttggaACCTTGGAGCTTTCCTTCTGATATTGTATTTGCTGCTCGTATGCAGACTTGACTGATAAAGATGATATCTCCAAGAGAGATAGGAACGTagccatcatcatctccaaagaaaaaaaggggCGTTGTGGAACTCGCTGAAAGCTacacgatttttttttttgaagaataaGCTCACGAATATAATACTTCGGAAAATAAACGATCCGAGAATCTCTTCTGATATGCTCCAAACCTACTCGgttaatatatatgtatattccTTAGCGCCCAAGAGATGAGCGAAGACTAGTAAGCGGCCTCTGATAAACTACTCTTACAGGTCCTGTCCTAGTCATCGCAATCCGCGCGCAAGAATCCGTTGCGCTGCTGACCGTGACCAGTCGACTACGTTGCGCTCTAGTGCTgcctccgttctaaattgtttgtttgatttattgatttaaaaaatttgactgctcgtcttatttaaaaaaattgtgcaaacattgtcaaatttaagttatttttaAAGATCATATATCGATAAAGCAACTCATaataaaagaagtgatattttgtataaatttttaaataaaatgagtgatcaaatttgaagtaaaaaaataaacagcctataatttgaaacggatggaGTACATTATCTGCATCGACGTTCCATTGCCAATCCTTATGCCCGTATGCCACCACGACCTAGGAGAATCAGCAGTCAGCACGCTGCAATTGACCGCAGCAGACACATACAGGACATACGGGCTCCGTTTGAACCTTGACATCAtcgttttctttaaaaaaacccTTAAGATTAGTAATTTTTAATTTGGACGTAGATATAGAGAAACTAATAAGTATATAAGTCACTTATGCAGTGATTGGTACAGATAATAGCTAATTGGTGGCTAGAATCCAAAATTAGTTCATATTTACCCCATTTTCACAACTAGTGCCAATTTTACACgacatacttgtagattgacaggtgttgtgggacatcatcataatatcacatcaactttcgtggctaagaagatgtatggggtgattcttgacaaaatggattatgagcctgcattgataattagggacattgaacagaatttccagtatatgatcagctatgcaaaggcttggcgggctaaacaaaaagtatttgagataaggtttggcacttatgaagcaccatatgacaacctacctcgtatgcttgaagcaattgtgcacagaaattatggaagtgcttttgatacatacagtgtaccgagcttgtcaggggggccaagcattctgctgcgagctttcttctgcattggagcatgtgtgagggcattcatttattgccttcctgttctgtgtattgacaGCACTTTTctgacagggaaatataaggaaacaatattgacggcaatcggaattgattgcaacaagcagatagttcccatcgcctttgcctttgttgagaatgagaacacagaaagctggtactggtttcttgaacgtcagaagattcacgttgttgctggaaggcctaatgtttgccttatcagtgataggcatgcatgtctacttgcagctataaggAAGCTCCAAGAAGGTATTCaattttcacctcctatatggccagatgttgttaataggtggtgtgtgaggcatatggctgctaacttttatgagcggttcaagaataaggatctgatgaatttgttcaagcgattgtgcactcagaatcagcagaggaagtttgatgctttgtggggtataattgatgacatgagcgctgaattgcttaagagccaagcctcatcatccagcaggaggcgttctacagattcattagttggacatgctaagccattttcacagtggattgatggtgcgcctaaagagaagtggtcacttctgtatgacacagatgggagacgttatgggatcgagacgaccaaccatgctgaatgttacaatatggtaatgcgtcttgttcgtggatttcctcttgttggcattattgagttcatcatgtatggatgtataAGGTATTTTCGGGAGCGATACACATCAGTCGctcccttacttaatgatccaggagtgcatttttgcagaagggtcaatgagtacatggagaaaaaaattaaaaaggctcgatttcactcagtcatatcgatgggcacaaatgagcaaagatttgaggtatcatgcagggacaggaccggacagggtgtccgcagacaaagggtaattcaagaagttttgataaccattgacgggagggtgttctgccgatgtcagaagccaaaggtgcatcacttaccatgctccccatgtcatcgcggcttgttctgtatctgggttagatgctgcgtcctatgtttctcaatatttcacaaaagaagccgcagcacatacttggtgtcatgagatatacggcattggcattctaggcccattcactcaaaaaaaatccccatccaattctcatccctgatgcagctacgaagcggggcataggccgacggcaGACATGTCGGATCcggaacggaatggacgagtccaaggctggaaagaagaaaaaacgttgcaacttgtgtggagcggacggtcacacttacaagaagtgcccacagctttcagtacccactgctgctgccgagactggaccttccgggaatccgacggatggatcggctccacctacaagaattcgccgcatctagttgtgcacgtaacagcttgcaatgtatttgtgtgtacgaaactaaatatattatgtatttgtctcgaatttggttgtaacgaatgaaaccttcaatgtaatatgttatgtggtattttgtttaacgttctatttatatttcgttcattgtatcttatgttgtattgtatcataaatataatcattacaatcaaacatagcaaacatataagtattgcaattaaaggtacAGACGTCCCGTCATAATTTACATCACAATCTAAAACTGATGTCCATCATATGTTACAGATCatgtcatgaaatcatctaaatcgtcatcccagttgacagatggtggtgctgtaggtggtgcagcattacttgacgaacctctcgactttccttttctctcttttctggttctaggttcatgtacagggggaggaacatcaagTGTTCGAGGCCatgatttggggggcatgaagtcatccatatcgtcatcccagttaacacaactaggtgctcgaggtgatgcagcatgacttgacgaacctccggtcatctgttcttgcggaggccgagaactatcacccgaagatcttttccacctccttcgtctagtttgcggcataattccaccgaagatacataccaatttacggaaatttggtatcgatttgttaatcaactccgtgtcctcggggtaatcctagcatataattacacaaaatttttactatttcgtaaatatggattacaaataacGGACGTGATTAGAACTAAATAAGAGTTActttaatgtgcatctcatacacctctggccgcatccatatcttacaagtagtttgtaagaatccaataacataaggatgattcgctagttcacataccctcatgtatatcttccgacgttctagcaggtgttcctttaaatcttgcattgtaatacctcgaaacaatgtcaaatctttaaactcaactaatttggacaacaccatctctatcgtaccatccgctaatggatccaacttcttactgattacaagacgtgtcatgatctcaagaaatatactagatttttcttcggtccatgaaaatccaacagaattggaggcagccattgccttatgctgaaATAACAATAAAGTACTGTCattctaagtttactattctaGATTTCACTATaaaaaactaaatctattctaattcataattttttagaaacaagtctataatagttgagaaatattggttacctgcgatttggatccaaaatccggcagggcttcgccggtggaattacctccctcacccctcctctctccctctcccctctctggatctcgtgggcagaaaatgagggcgcagagggaaggAGCGGATTTTTATATTTGGGGGGGGGGACGCGgcaggggcctgccgcccggtagGGGGCGGTAGGATCCCGCTAAGGACCTAtgcgcaaaaaaaaatatttttatttatatctaggtccctaccgcccccctgctgggcggtaggggtatacatccgtaaaatctaaaaccaaaaatatatttctgtaattttttttttgaaaaatacaaaaataaaaaaggcgcgCGCGAGAGAGAGATGGGCTGATCTCTGGGCCGGGCTCTTCAGTTTCAGGCAGGCTTTACATCCTTGGCGGCGTCCTGATCCTGGAACGGATCCTGCTCTGCCTCACGCGACACCTGTCATGTCAGCTTGCGCGGCTccgacgcgcaggggcacgacAAGATCCGGCCTCGGGACTCCCGATCGCCGGGCCAGCGACCACGACGCCCTCGGCCATACCATCCGGCATCCGCGACCGACCGATCCATGATCCATGACCTCAACGTGTGTGCTCCGGCACCAGCTGCCACTGATCATGCCTGTCCGAACTCGGCGCAACACGACGCATCGTTGTTGCAGTTGCCAACCCGCTGTCCCGTCTCGACCGTCGGCGACAGCGACAGCGACACTGACGAAGCTGCATGCTATGCTTTGGGTTGATCGATGTTGTTGTTAGAGCTGCACGCACGGTGTCGTCTTCAACAATGAAGCTGCGGTTCCCACATTGGTGgctgctccagcctccagcaaGTAGTAAAGCTTTCGGGTCCTCTTCGATTTCTTCGATCATATCGTTTCCTTCAGCTAGCCTAGTACACTACACTCCAGCCGCATGGAAATTCCATGGTTGTACCCTTCGTggctctttttttctctctttaagAAATCATTACTTAAGCTAATTAAGGGAGAGGTAGCTAGGAGTAGGAGCTCCTCTACCCAGCCACGCAGCCACCCCCACTCTGTAGCTAGCTACCGCGGCAACAGGCCGGCCGGGCATGCGCCGATGCAcgcgccctccctctccctagGGTAAAACTTGAAGAGACCacgacgccggcggccggccagtgCCCAGTGGCCACGAGGCACGACGGCTTGCAGACCAAGGAGAGCATGCTggtctccggcggcggctcggcgcccGGCGTCGGAGACGGCGACAGGGTCTCAGCATCCTCCACTTCCTCTACGCTCCCATCCTCCGGACGTGAGGCTGGTGAGGTCTGGGCGGCGGGAGATGTTCCTCGGTGCAGGCATTCGGCGCCCGTCATTTTGACATCGCCGGATCCACTTCAAGGTCTGAGGAAGGAGGGCAACGGCTCGCGCTTCTGGATGTCGCAGGACGGCGAGAGCTCTGAGGACGACGGGGATTTCGCTTCATCGCCTTCATCGGGTGAGTCAATTTCTGGTCCTGAGTTCTTGCGTGAGGCCTTGTTAGCTGGTTTTTCCGTGGATGAGGTTCGTCGGGCGGAGTCGTTGGCTACTGATCTTTCACCACCAAGTTTTGACTCTGTTTGTTTGGGGGCTGGTCATGTGAAGCACCCAAGGTTGCTCCCGCAAAGGGTTGTGGATGCAATTGCAGATCGACGTTTTCCGGCAATGAAACCATGGAGGGGACCATTGCCTAAGTGCAGAGTTTCCCCAAAAATGTCTCTAGGAGATATTCTGGTTAAAGATTTTGTTGGAGCAGCGCCCGACGCCGATCGCCGCGAGAACGGCAAAAAACAGAGCTCCGCCGAGGGGTCAACGGTGAAGTCCCACCTCCGGCGATCCCCGCAGCGAAACTCCGTGCGCAATTGGTGGTCTACCTTTCGCTCGTGCTCACACACTAGCCAGCCCCTCGAATTAGCAAGCACACAGAGCGAATTTGAGatggcgggaggaagaagatgaacagtgcCCGCGGGACAATTCGCGCTCAAACGCTCGGCGACGGACGCCGTTCTTCAATTGCTTGCGGTGACTTGACCACGAGGTTATAACGGGGCTTTATAGCCCGGTGGACGCACCCACGACCCACCCACTGCCCTGGAACACCGGCACGAGCCGCCGGCTCCGCCACGGCGCGCGCGACGCGCTCAAACGCGTGCGCCACGCTCCGAGGATGCCGCGGCCAATGCGGGTGTTCCAACGGCCACCGTCCTCCGCGCGACCAACGCGGACAGTTCCCTGATCACACAGCTCCACGATCGCACACACGATCAACGCGACGGCCGCGTGCATGCACACGCTGCCGCACTCGACACCCGCGCGCACATCGCCCTGGCGTGCACACACACAGCCAGCCACGAACGCGATCGCGCGCACGCACACACGCACAATCCAGCGTCGTGCACACATAGCGCCGGGTTTATTCCTAACAGATTTAAGATCCGGGCAACGAAATAAGGGACTAGTGGATACAATAAATAGTGTTAAGCTCACAGCAGTTGCCGGAGTTACGCCGGAGTTGGTGGCGGCGGAACGGAGAAGAAGCTGCACAGGGAATTGGGGAGCAGAAACGAGTAGCCCTATTGGGCCAAACAACTGGGCTGTAAACGCTTCAGTTTCGGCCCACAGGCTGCTTGGATCCTCACGTCCGATTAAATTCGCGGCAGGATTAACGTGCCTCTTTAAGAATGGTGGGAAACCGAGGAGACTGGAAAGCAATAATCGATCGCACCTCTCCCTGGATTTAAACCCCAAACAGAGTGCAGATCAACATCTTACGGCAAAAATGTTCATAGGCTCTGGCGGAAGGGGGAGTTGGGGGAGGCGCGGTGGCCGCTCGTTCCCAGCGGGTCGTCACCTGGGGGCGACTAGCGATGTGGGCCGTGATCGTGCACGGGAAGCTGACGATGAAGAAGagagagcaagaggaggaggcgggcgggcTGCGACAATATTTGCAGGAGGACCGCAAAGAGGTGGTAGAGGCTTCAGAGGTGAGAGAGGAAGAGGTTGGCCACG comes from Panicum virgatum strain AP13 chromosome 4K, P.virgatum_v5, whole genome shotgun sequence and encodes:
- the LOC120702571 gene encoding uncharacterized protein LOC120702571, which encodes MLVSGGGSAPGVGDGDRVSASSTSSTLPSSGREAGEVWAAGDVPRCRHSAPVILTSPDPLQGLRKEGNGSRFWMSQDGESSEDDGDFASSPSSGDLQGDILGKILVAVV